The Chryseobacterium nakagawai genome has a segment encoding these proteins:
- a CDS encoding acyl-CoA thioesterase, producing MDLVYEKQIKVTEQHIDQNNHVNNVQYVHWVEEVAAEHWNLLKQKTEYENDAWMLLDHHIRYKKQAYLNDIITVKTYPQNPEGAKQPRKVEFYCNDELVVDSSTLWVLFDTNAKKIKRLENNWLEKLKKHSEE from the coding sequence ATGGATTTAGTATATGAAAAACAGATTAAAGTGACAGAACAACATATCGATCAGAATAACCACGTCAATAACGTACAATATGTACATTGGGTAGAAGAAGTAGCAGCAGAACACTGGAATCTTTTAAAACAGAAAACTGAATATGAGAATGATGCCTGGATGCTTCTGGATCATCATATTCGTTACAAAAAACAAGCATATCTCAATGATATAATTACAGTAAAAACTTATCCGCAAAACCCGGAAGGAGCTAAGCAGCCAAGGAAAGTAGAATTCTATTGTAATGACGAACTGGTAGTGGATTCAAGTACACTTTGGGTACTATTTGATACAAATGCAAAGAAGATTAAGAGGCTGGAAAACAATTGGCTTGAAAAATTAAAAAAGCACAGTGAAGAATAA
- a CDS encoding OmpH family outer membrane protein, whose protein sequence is MKLIKLFFIAAGLTLTANTVNAQQKIGSVNTADIFDNMTEVKTAGESIDNLTKTKQSEIDKLINEYQTKLKVAQDKEKTFNDTNKEALTKELIAAQTELDNLGKKIEEARAQAAKEISAKQGELFTPIQQKIKTAIFTVSKERNLSFVFDIATQGSNLVYTDESEDITAQVKAKLGATTTSKPAAGKAKK, encoded by the coding sequence ATGAAACTAATTAAATTATTTTTTATTGCAGCAGGATTAACTTTAACTGCTAATACTGTAAATGCTCAACAGAAGATCGGAAGTGTAAATACTGCAGATATTTTTGACAATATGACTGAAGTAAAAACAGCTGGTGAATCTATTGATAATTTGACTAAAACAAAACAGTCTGAAATTGACAAACTGATTAATGAATATCAGACAAAGCTGAAAGTAGCACAGGATAAAGAAAAAACATTCAACGATACTAATAAAGAAGCCTTAACTAAAGAACTGATTGCAGCACAGACGGAATTAGACAATTTGGGTAAAAAAATTGAAGAGGCAAGAGCACAGGCAGCTAAAGAAATTTCTGCTAAGCAGGGCGAACTGTTTACTCCAATACAACAAAAAATAAAAACAGCTATTTTTACAGTGTCAAAAGAAAGAAACTTAAGCTTTGTATTTGATATTGCCACGCAGGGAAGTAACCTTGTTTACACAGATGAGAGTGAAGATATTACTGCACAGGTAAAAGCAAAACTAGGAGCTACAACAACTTCTAAACCTGCAGCAGGAAAAGCTAAAAAATAA
- the aceA gene encoding isocitrate lyase, producing MKTRQEQNQALEQDWLTNPRWNGVKRPYAAEEVLKLRGSYTIDYTIATEMSKKFWEKLNTQDYVAGLGALTGNQAVQEVDAGLEAIYLSGWQVAADANLSGEMYPDQSLYPANSVPSVVKKINNALLRADQVQSVSGAGDKEYLVPIIADAEAGFGGNLNAFELMKQMIEAGAAGVHFEDQLSSAKKCGHLGGKVLVPTQEAINKLIAARLAADVLGVPSLIIARTDADAADLLTSDIDDRDKKFVTGERTSEGFYVVRNGVEQGIDRGLSYAPYADLIWMETSNPDLEQAKRFADGIHAKFPGKMLAYNCSPSFNWAAKLSVEEMSTFREELAKMGYKFQFITLAGFHALNTAMFELALAYKEKGMAGYSELQEREFALQQKGFRAVKHQSFVGTGYFDEVQNIVTNGSSATVAMKDSTETAQFH from the coding sequence ATGAAAACAAGACAAGAACAAAACCAGGCTCTAGAGCAAGATTGGCTGACAAACCCACGCTGGAATGGTGTAAAAAGACCTTATGCCGCAGAAGAAGTTTTAAAACTTCGGGGCTCTTATACTATTGATTATACGATTGCAACAGAAATGTCTAAGAAATTCTGGGAGAAATTAAATACTCAGGATTATGTGGCAGGATTGGGAGCATTAACAGGTAATCAGGCTGTGCAGGAAGTGGATGCCGGTTTAGAAGCAATTTATCTTTCAGGATGGCAGGTAGCAGCAGATGCAAATCTCTCTGGGGAAATGTATCCCGATCAGTCTTTGTATCCAGCGAATTCAGTACCATCTGTAGTGAAAAAAATCAATAATGCTTTACTAAGAGCAGATCAGGTTCAGTCAGTAAGTGGAGCCGGAGATAAAGAATATCTTGTTCCCATTATCGCAGATGCTGAAGCCGGTTTTGGAGGAAACCTGAATGCATTTGAACTGATGAAGCAAATGATTGAAGCAGGAGCTGCCGGTGTGCACTTTGAAGATCAGCTTTCCTCTGCAAAGAAATGTGGACATTTAGGTGGAAAAGTACTGGTTCCTACTCAGGAAGCTATTAATAAATTGATTGCAGCACGCTTGGCTGCTGATGTATTGGGGGTTCCGAGTCTTATTATTGCAAGAACAGATGCAGATGCTGCAGACTTACTCACTTCAGATATTGATGATAGAGATAAAAAATTTGTAACAGGAGAAAGAACTTCCGAAGGATTTTATGTAGTAAGAAATGGAGTAGAACAGGGGATAGACCGAGGATTGTCTTATGCACCTTACGCTGACTTGATCTGGATGGAAACTTCAAATCCAGATTTGGAGCAGGCTAAAAGATTTGCTGATGGAATTCACGCAAAGTTTCCAGGAAAAATGCTTGCATATAACTGTTCGCCTTCATTCAATTGGGCGGCTAAACTAAGTGTTGAAGAAATGTCTACTTTCCGTGAAGAGTTAGCTAAAATGGGATATAAATTCCAGTTTATTACATTGGCAGGATTCCATGCTTTGAATACGGCGATGTTTGAATTGGCTTTAGCCTATAAAGAGAAGGGAATGGCTGGGTATTCAGAACTTCAGGAACGTGAATTTGCTTTACAACAGAAAGGATTCAGGGCTGTAAAACATCAGTCCTTTGTAGGAACAGGATATTTTGATGAGGTTCAGAACATTGTTACCAACGGGTCTTCAGCTACCGTAGCGATGAAAGATTCTACAGAGACGGCTCAGTTTCACTAA
- the aceB gene encoding malate synthase A, with translation METKTQLKITAQEQFEEIFTPDLIDFLIALHQNFNHKRIALLEERKKTQKEFDQGILPKFLKETEEIRNGNWVCAPLPDDLLDRRVEITGPVDRKMIINALNSGAFTFMADFEDSSSPTWKNGMEGQINLSDAINRTIDFTNEAGKAYQLNEKTAVLLVRPRGLHLPEKHIKINNEETSGSLIDFGIYFFRNAKKLLEKGSGPYFYLPKLEHYKEARWWNEVFVFAQEYLGIPQGTIKATVLIETITASFQIDEILYELKEHSSGLNCGRWDYIFSYIKKFRNLPEFIVPDRDQVTMTSPFMSAYSKRVIEGCHKRNVHAMGGMAAQIPVKNDDEANNIAFEKVRSDKEREVKNGHDGTWVAHPALVSVAKDIFDEYMPSKNQIDKKFEYNIQESNLLEIPKGEITEKGVRKNVNVGILYLESWLMGTGAAAIYNLMEDAATAEISRTQIWQWLKNEAVLSDDRTLTRNMVLQWESEEMDNIEKYVGEARFKNGKFNLAKELFNELIFSENFEEFLTLKAYPFI, from the coding sequence ATGGAAACTAAGACTCAATTAAAAATTACGGCTCAAGAGCAGTTTGAAGAAATTTTCACTCCCGATTTGATAGATTTCTTAATCGCATTACACCAGAATTTCAATCATAAAAGAATAGCACTTCTGGAAGAACGAAAAAAAACGCAGAAAGAATTCGATCAGGGAATCCTTCCGAAATTTTTGAAGGAAACAGAAGAGATCAGAAATGGAAATTGGGTTTGCGCACCATTGCCGGATGATTTATTAGACCGAAGAGTAGAAATTACAGGTCCGGTTGACCGTAAAATGATTATTAATGCGCTGAATTCAGGAGCCTTTACCTTCATGGCAGATTTTGAAGATAGTAGCTCACCCACTTGGAAAAATGGAATGGAGGGACAAATTAATCTTTCCGATGCTATTAATAGAACCATTGATTTTACCAACGAAGCAGGAAAAGCTTATCAGCTGAATGAAAAGACAGCCGTTTTGTTAGTCCGTCCGAGAGGACTGCATCTTCCTGAAAAACATATTAAGATTAATAATGAAGAAACATCAGGATCCCTGATAGATTTTGGAATTTACTTCTTCAGAAATGCAAAAAAGCTTTTGGAAAAGGGAAGTGGTCCATACTTTTATCTTCCGAAATTGGAACATTATAAAGAAGCAAGGTGGTGGAATGAAGTATTTGTCTTTGCTCAGGAATATTTGGGAATTCCACAAGGAACTATCAAAGCAACGGTTTTAATTGAAACCATTACAGCCTCATTTCAGATTGATGAAATTTTATATGAATTAAAAGAACACAGTTCCGGTTTGAACTGCGGAAGATGGGACTACATTTTCTCATATATTAAAAAGTTTAGAAACCTTCCGGAATTTATTGTTCCGGACAGAGATCAGGTAACAATGACCTCGCCTTTTATGAGTGCGTATTCAAAAAGAGTGATTGAAGGCTGCCACAAAAGAAATGTTCATGCGATGGGTGGGATGGCAGCGCAAATTCCTGTAAAAAATGATGATGAAGCCAATAATATTGCGTTCGAAAAAGTAAGAAGCGATAAAGAAAGGGAAGTAAAGAATGGCCATGATGGAACCTGGGTAGCACATCCTGCATTAGTTTCAGTAGCTAAAGATATTTTTGATGAATATATGCCTTCCAAAAATCAGATCGATAAAAAATTTGAATACAACATACAGGAAAGTAATCTGCTGGAAATCCCGAAAGGTGAAATTACAGAGAAAGGAGTAAGAAAGAATGTCAATGTAGGAATTCTCTATCTCGAAAGCTGGTTGATGGGAACAGGAGCCGCCGCAATTTATAATCTGATGGAAGATGCCGCTACTGCTGAAATTTCAAGAACACAAATCTGGCAATGGCTGAAAAATGAAGCAGTATTAAGCGACGACAGAACATTAACCAGAAATATGGTTCTTCAATGGGAATCCGAAGAAATGGACAATATTGAAAAATATGTGGGCGAAGCCCGTTTTAAAAACGGAAAATTCAACCTTGCCAAAGAATTATTTAATGAGTTGATCTTCTCAGAAAATTTTGAAGAATTTTTAACCCTGAAAGCATATCCTTTTATTTAG
- a CDS encoding helix-turn-helix domain-containing protein produces the protein MNSESDFIKTVFGLKLKQQRQKKNWSLQDLAVKTGLSKSYLNEIENGKKYPKHDKIIQLSDALNCTFDDLVSTKLDKSLAPFNEILQSDFFKEVPLELFGINKNNLISIISDAPKKVTAFINALIEISQNYNLGKERFYFAVLRSFQELYDNYFPEIEDKVSLFTEENHLQIDKDLKSDILETILTEKFSYTIQWEDFEKYGTLDNLRSLFFPDKKLLLLNKKLEKDQKTFILAKEIGFNVLELKVRPTTYSWLDFGSFEEILNNFYASYFAGALLISKEPVIEKASEFFQQNSWEPENFANLINSFTHSPETFYYRLTNILSAEMGIKDLFYLCLVKKKGSEKIQILKELHLNHQQAPHANAMNEHYCRRWIAVKNLHHLKENETLTDAQISHYKDQGISYLVISTSQKNPFSDGSNRSYCLGILLNSQTIKKISFIKSPSLKTINVGVTCEACSIPDCEVRQASPVRLEKEHFNLSMKNAIEKIKKEF, from the coding sequence ATGAATTCAGAAAGCGACTTTATCAAAACAGTCTTCGGACTAAAACTGAAACAACAGAGACAAAAGAAAAACTGGTCTCTACAGGATCTTGCAGTAAAGACCGGATTATCAAAATCTTATCTTAATGAGATTGAAAACGGAAAGAAATACCCAAAACATGATAAGATCATCCAGCTTTCTGATGCACTGAACTGTACTTTTGATGATTTAGTTTCTACAAAACTGGATAAAAGCCTTGCTCCTTTTAATGAAATTTTACAATCTGATTTCTTCAAGGAAGTTCCTTTGGAATTATTTGGAATCAACAAAAATAATCTCATCAGTATCATTAGTGATGCTCCTAAAAAAGTCACCGCTTTTATTAATGCTCTGATAGAGATTTCCCAGAATTATAATCTTGGAAAGGAAAGGTTTTATTTTGCTGTTTTGAGATCTTTTCAGGAATTGTATGATAATTATTTTCCAGAAATTGAAGATAAAGTAAGCCTGTTCACGGAAGAAAATCATCTTCAAATTGATAAAGATTTAAAGTCTGATATTCTGGAGACTATTCTTACTGAAAAATTTAGTTATACGATTCAATGGGAAGATTTTGAAAAATATGGAACACTGGATAATTTACGATCCTTATTTTTTCCGGATAAAAAATTATTGCTTCTGAATAAAAAGCTTGAAAAGGATCAGAAAACATTTATTCTGGCAAAGGAAATAGGGTTTAATGTTTTGGAATTGAAAGTTCGTCCTACCACTTATTCATGGCTTGATTTTGGGAGTTTTGAAGAAATCCTTAATAATTTTTATGCTTCTTACTTTGCAGGAGCCTTATTAATTTCTAAAGAACCAGTTATTGAAAAAGCCTCTGAATTTTTCCAACAAAATTCCTGGGAACCGGAGAACTTTGCCAACCTCATTAACAGTTTTACCCATTCACCTGAAACTTTTTATTACCGACTCACCAATATTCTTTCTGCGGAAATGGGAATTAAGGATCTGTTTTATTTATGCCTGGTTAAAAAGAAAGGCTCTGAAAAGATTCAAATTCTAAAAGAACTTCATCTCAATCATCAACAGGCTCCTCATGCCAATGCAATGAATGAACATTATTGCAGAAGATGGATCGCTGTAAAAAACCTACATCATTTAAAGGAAAATGAAACTCTTACGGATGCTCAGATCTCTCATTATAAAGACCAGGGAATAAGCTATCTGGTTATTTCTACTTCTCAGAAAAATCCTTTTTCTGATGGCAGCAACAGAAGTTATTGTCTTGGGATCTTACTAAACTCACAAACGATCAAAAAAATCAGCTTCATAAAATCTCCATCATTAAAGACCATTAATGTAGGAGTCACCTGTGAAGCCTGCAGTATCCCAGATTGTGAAGTAAGACAAGCTTCACCGGTTCGATTGGAAAAAGAACATTTTAATCTTAGTATGAAGAATGCGATTGAGAAAATAAAGAAAGAATTTTAA